One window of the Triticum dicoccoides isolate Atlit2015 ecotype Zavitan chromosome 3B, WEW_v2.0, whole genome shotgun sequence genome contains the following:
- the LOC119277075 gene encoding UDP-arabinopyranose mutase 1-like, translating into MAPLLKDELDIVIPTIRNLDFLEMWRPFFQPYHLIIVQDGDPTRTVMVPEGFDYELYNRNDINRILGPKASCISFKDSACRCFGYMVSKKKYVYTIDDDCFVAKDPTGKDIDALAKHIQNLLCPSTPLFFNTLYDPYQEGADFVRGYPFSLREGVPTAVSHGLWLNIPDYDAPTQLVKPRERNGRYVDAVMTIPKGSLFPMCGMNLAFDRELIGPAMYFGLMGDGQPIGRYDDMWAGWCVKVICDHLGLGVKTGLPYIWHSKASNPFVNLKKEYKGIFWQEDIIPFFQAAKLTKECDTVQKCYISLSQQVKEKLGKIDPYFIKLADAMVTWIEAWDMLNSKDSKEADVANGKLKGK; encoded by the exons ATGGCGCCGCTGCTCAAGGACGAGCTGGACATCGTCATCCCGACGATCCGGAACCTGGACTTCCTCGAGATGTGGCGGCCCTTCTTCCAGCCGTACCACCTCATCATCGTGCAGGACGGCGACCCCACGAGGACCGTCATGGTGCCCGAGGGCTTCGACTACGAGCTCTACAACCGCAACGACATCAACCGCATCCTCGGCCCCAAGGCCTCCTGCATCTCCTTCAAGGACTCCGCCTGCCGCTGCTTCGGCTACATGGTCTCCAAGAAGAAGTACGTCTACACCATCGACGACGATTGCTTC GTGGCCAAGGACCCCACGGGGAAGGACATCGACGCGCTGGCCAAGCACATCCAGAACCTGCTCTGCCCGTCCACGCCGCTCTTCTTCAACACCTTGTACGACCCCTACCAGGAGGGCGCCGACTTCGTGCGCGGCTACCCGTTCAGCCTCCGGGAGGGCGTGCCCACCGCCGTGTCGCATGGCCTCTGGCTCAACATCCCCGACTATGACGCGCCCACGCAGCTGGTCAAGCCGCGGGAGCGCAACGGCAGGTACGTCGACGCCGTCATGACCATCCCCAAGGGCTCCCTCTTCCCCATGTGCGGCATGAACCTCGCCTTCGACCGCGAGCTCATCGGCCCGGCCATGTACTTCGGCCTCATGGGCGACGGCCAGCCCATCGGACGCTACGACGACATGTGGGCCGGCTGGTGCGTCAAG GTGATCTGCGACCACCTTGGGCTGGGAGTCAAGACAGGGCTGCCCTACATCTGGCACAGCAAGGCCAGCAACCCGTTCGTGAACCTGAAGAAGGAGTACAAGGGCATCTTCTGGCAGGAAGACATCATCCCCTTCTTCCAGGCCGCGAAGCTGACCAAGGAATGCGACACCGTGCAGAAGTGCTACATCTCGCTCTCGCAGCAGGTCAAGGAGAAGCTCGGCAAGATCGACCCCTACTTCATCAAGCTCGCCGACGCCATGGTCACCTGGATCGAGGCCTGGGACATGCTCAACTCCAAGGACTCCAAGGAGGCCGACGTCGCCAACGGCAAACTCAAGGGGAAGTAG